One genomic segment of Streptomyces sp. NBC_00239 includes these proteins:
- a CDS encoding potassium channel family protein: MRVAIAGAGAVGRSIAGELLENGHEVLLVDKAPTAISVERVPQAEWLLADACEITSLDEAALQRCNVVIAATGDDKVNLVVSLLAKTEYGVPRVVARVNNPKNEWLFNESWGVDVAVSTPRLMSALVEEAVSVGDLVRLLRFSHGDANLVELTLPPESPMAGVQISDVAWPEDTSLVTIIRGNRVLTPHPEETLEAGDELLFVAAQAREEQLEELLNARRDG; encoded by the coding sequence ATGAGGGTCGCGATCGCCGGGGCCGGCGCCGTGGGCCGCTCCATCGCGGGCGAGCTGCTGGAGAACGGCCACGAGGTGCTCCTCGTGGACAAGGCCCCCACCGCCATCTCCGTGGAGCGGGTGCCGCAGGCCGAGTGGCTGCTGGCGGACGCCTGCGAGATCACCTCGCTGGACGAGGCGGCGCTCCAGCGCTGCAACGTGGTCATCGCCGCCACCGGTGACGACAAGGTCAACCTGGTCGTCTCGCTGCTGGCCAAGACCGAGTACGGGGTGCCCCGCGTGGTGGCCCGCGTGAACAACCCGAAGAACGAGTGGCTCTTCAACGAGTCCTGGGGTGTCGACGTCGCCGTCTCAACGCCGCGCCTGATGTCGGCGCTGGTCGAGGAGGCCGTCAGCGTCGGCGACCTGGTGCGCCTGCTGCGCTTCAGCCACGGCGACGCGAACCTCGTCGAGCTGACCCTGCCGCCGGAGTCCCCGATGGCCGGCGTGCAGATCAGCGACGTGGCCTGGCCCGAGGACACCTCGCTGGTCACCATCATCCGCGGCAACCGGGTGCTCACCCCGCACCCGGAGGAGACCCTGGAGGCGGGCGACGAGCTGCTGTTCGTGGCCGCCCAGGCCCGCGAGGAGCAGCTCGAAGAGCTCCTCAACGCCCGTCGCGACGGCTGA
- a CDS encoding response regulator, with protein sequence MTRVLVVEDEPQIVRALVINLKARKYEVDAASDGAAALELAAARHPDVVVLDLGLPDMDGVEVIKGLRGWTRVPILVLSARHSSDEKVEALDAGADDYVTKPFGMDELLARLRAAVRRAEPTAGAGGEEVLVETEGFTVDLAAKKAVRDGRDVRLTPTEWHLLEVLVRNTGKLVSQKQLLQEVWGPSYGTETNYLRVYMAQLRRKLEADPSHPRHFITEPGMGYRFEKSK encoded by the coding sequence ATGACCCGGGTGCTCGTGGTGGAAGACGAGCCGCAGATCGTGCGCGCCCTCGTGATCAACCTGAAGGCGCGCAAGTACGAGGTCGACGCCGCGTCCGACGGAGCCGCCGCCCTGGAGCTGGCCGCGGCCCGCCACCCGGACGTGGTCGTGCTCGACCTCGGCCTGCCCGACATGGACGGCGTCGAGGTGATCAAGGGGCTGCGCGGCTGGACCAGGGTCCCGATCCTCGTGCTGTCGGCCCGGCACAGCTCCGACGAGAAGGTGGAGGCCCTCGACGCGGGCGCGGACGACTACGTGACGAAACCTTTCGGCATGGACGAGCTGCTGGCCCGGCTGCGGGCCGCGGTGCGCCGGGCCGAGCCCACCGCCGGCGCCGGCGGGGAGGAGGTGCTCGTCGAGACCGAGGGCTTCACCGTGGACCTGGCCGCCAAGAAGGCCGTCCGCGACGGCCGCGACGTACGGCTCACCCCCACCGAGTGGCACCTCCTGGAGGTGCTCGTGCGCAACACCGGGAAGCTCGTCAGCCAGAAGCAGCTGCTCCAGGAGGTCTGGGGGCCCTCCTACGGCACCGAGACGAACTACCTGAGGGTCTACATGGCACAGCTGCGCCGCAAGCTGGAGGCGGACCCCTCGCACCCCCGGCACTTCATCACCGAGCCGGGCATGGGATACCGCTTCGAGAAGTCGAAGTGA
- a CDS encoding potassium channel family protein, with protein sequence MHIVIMGCGRVGSALAQTLEQQGHTVAVVDQDPTAFRRLGSGFGGRRVTGVGFDQDTLREAGIEEAGAFAAVSSGDNSNIIAARVAREMFGVENVAARIYDPKRAEVYQRLGIPTVATVRWTADQMLRRLLPSGAEPLWRDPSGGVQLAEVHTSPAWIGHKVSKLQEETGVRVAFLTRLGEAMLPTSQTVLQEGDLVHVMMRTDEIEKVEAAFADGPEEAHA encoded by the coding sequence GTGCACATCGTCATTATGGGCTGCGGAAGAGTGGGTTCCGCTCTCGCGCAGACCTTGGAGCAGCAGGGGCATACGGTCGCGGTCGTCGACCAGGACCCCACCGCGTTCCGCCGGCTGGGATCGGGCTTCGGCGGCCGCCGCGTCACCGGCGTCGGCTTCGACCAGGACACCCTGCGGGAGGCCGGGATCGAGGAGGCGGGAGCCTTCGCCGCGGTCAGCAGTGGTGACAATTCCAACATCATCGCCGCCCGGGTGGCCCGCGAGATGTTCGGTGTGGAGAACGTGGCCGCACGGATCTACGACCCCAAGCGCGCCGAGGTCTACCAGCGGCTCGGCATCCCCACGGTGGCCACCGTGCGCTGGACCGCCGACCAGATGCTGCGCCGGCTGCTGCCCTCCGGCGCGGAGCCCCTGTGGCGCGACCCGAGCGGTGGCGTACAGCTCGCCGAGGTGCACACCTCCCCCGCCTGGATCGGCCACAAGGTCAGCAAGCTCCAGGAGGAGACCGGGGTCCGCGTCGCCTTCCTCACCCGGCTGGGCGAGGCCATGCTCCCGACCTCGCAGACCGTGCTGCAGGAGGGTGACCTCGTCCACGTGATGATGCGCACGGACGAGATCGAGAAGGTCGAGGCGGCGTTCGCCGACGGGCCCGAGGAGGCACACGCATGA
- a CDS encoding APC family permease, producing MSKLTDVPKRILIGRALRSDRLGETLLPKRIALPVFASDPLSSVAYAPGEVLLVLSIAGVSAYHFSPWIALAVVVLMFTVVASYRQNVHAYPSGGGDYEVANTNLGPKAGLTVASALLVDYVLTVAVSISSGVENLGSAVDFVVEHKVLSAVVMILLLTLMNLRGVKESGKLFAIPTYVFVVGVFIMIAWGAWQGIVLDETMKAPTADFEIKPEHEGIAGFALIFLLLRAFSSGCAALTGVEAISNGVPAFRKPKSKNAASTLALMGALAVTMFCGIIGLAMATNVRMAENPAEDLIVNGTPVGADYVQNPVISQVAEAVFGNGSFLFVVLASATALVLFLAANTAYNGFPLLGSILAQDRYLPRQLHTRGDRLAFSNGIVLLAGAAILLVWIYDADSTKLIQLYIVGVFVSFTLSQIGMVRHWNRHLRTEHDPAARRRMVRSRAINTFGAFFTGLVLVVVLATKFTHGAWVALLGMVIFYGTMSAIRKHYDRVATEIAAAEGPSDDSVRPSRVHSIVLVSKVHKPTLRALAFAKLTRSDRLEALSISVDPAETKALRDEWERRGINVPLKILDSPYREITRPVVEYVKGLRSENPRDAVSVYIPEYVVGRWYEHLLHNQSALRLKGRLLFTPGVMVTSVPYQLESSELAKKRAKKRQDWNAPGAVRRGPVDTPRTKDRAGK from the coding sequence GTGTCCAAACTGACCGACGTGCCCAAACGGATCCTCATCGGCCGGGCGCTACGCAGCGACCGCCTGGGAGAAACTCTCCTCCCGAAGCGGATCGCCCTCCCCGTCTTCGCGTCCGACCCGCTGTCCTCCGTGGCGTATGCCCCCGGAGAGGTGCTCCTCGTCCTCTCCATCGCGGGCGTATCGGCCTACCACTTCAGCCCCTGGATCGCGCTCGCGGTCGTCGTGCTGATGTTCACGGTGGTGGCCTCGTACCGGCAGAACGTGCATGCCTACCCCAGCGGCGGCGGCGACTACGAGGTGGCCAACACCAACCTCGGCCCCAAGGCCGGCCTGACCGTGGCCAGCGCCCTGCTCGTCGACTACGTCCTCACCGTGGCCGTCTCGATCTCCTCCGGAGTCGAGAATCTCGGCTCCGCGGTGGACTTCGTCGTCGAACACAAGGTGCTCTCGGCAGTCGTCATGATCCTTTTGCTGACGCTGATGAATCTGCGCGGCGTGAAGGAATCCGGAAAACTCTTCGCGATTCCCACCTACGTGTTCGTCGTGGGCGTCTTCATCATGATCGCCTGGGGTGCCTGGCAGGGGATCGTCCTCGACGAGACCATGAAGGCCCCCACCGCCGATTTCGAGATCAAACCCGAACACGAGGGCATCGCCGGCTTCGCGCTGATCTTCCTCCTGCTCCGGGCATTCTCCTCCGGCTGCGCCGCCCTCACCGGCGTCGAGGCGATCAGCAACGGCGTCCCCGCCTTCCGCAAGCCCAAGAGCAAGAACGCCGCGTCGACCCTCGCCCTCATGGGCGCCCTCGCCGTCACGATGTTCTGCGGCATCATCGGCCTGGCCATGGCCACCAACGTGCGCATGGCCGAGAATCCCGCCGAGGACCTCATCGTCAACGGCACCCCCGTCGGCGCCGACTACGTACAGAACCCCGTGATCTCGCAGGTCGCCGAGGCCGTCTTCGGCAACGGCAGCTTCCTGTTCGTCGTGCTGGCCAGCGCCACCGCGCTCGTCCTCTTCCTCGCGGCGAACACGGCGTACAACGGCTTCCCGCTGCTCGGCTCGATCCTGGCGCAGGACCGCTACCTGCCCCGCCAGCTGCACACCCGCGGCGACCGGCTCGCCTTCTCCAACGGCATCGTGCTCCTCGCGGGCGCCGCGATCCTGCTGGTGTGGATCTACGACGCCGACTCGACGAAGCTGATCCAGCTGTACATCGTCGGCGTGTTCGTGTCCTTCACGCTCAGCCAGATCGGCATGGTCCGGCACTGGAACCGCCACCTGCGCACCGAGCACGACCCGGCGGCCCGCCGCCGCATGGTCCGTTCCCGCGCGATCAACACCTTCGGCGCCTTCTTCACCGGCCTGGTGCTGGTCGTCGTCCTCGCCACCAAGTTCACCCACGGCGCCTGGGTCGCCCTGCTCGGCATGGTGATCTTCTACGGCACCATGAGCGCGATCCGGAAGCACTACGACCGGGTCGCCACCGAGATCGCCGCCGCCGAGGGCCCCAGCGACGACAGCGTGCGCCCCTCGCGCGTCCACTCGATCGTCCTGGTCTCCAAGGTCCACAAGCCGACGCTGCGGGCCCTCGCCTTCGCCAAGCTGACCCGCTCCGACCGGCTGGAGGCGCTCAGCATCAGCGTCGACCCGGCCGAGACCAAGGCCCTGCGCGACGAGTGGGAGCGGCGCGGCATCAACGTACCGCTCAAGATCCTCGACTCCCCGTACCGCGAGATCACCCGCCCGGTCGTCGAGTACGTCAAGGGCCTGCGCAGCGAGAACCCGCGCGACGCGGTCAGCGTGTACATCCCGGAGTACGTCGTCGGACGCTGGTACGAGCACCTGCTCCACAACCAGAGCGCCCTGCGCCTCAAGGGCCGGCTGCTCTTCACGCCCGGCGTGATGGTGACCTCCGTCCCGTACCAGCTGGAGTCCTCCGAGCTCGCGAAGAAGCGGGCCAAGAAGCGCCAGGACTGGAACGCGCCGGGCGCGGTGCGCCGCGGCCCGGTGGACACCCCCCGCACGAAGGACCGCG
- a CDS encoding OB-fold nucleic acid binding domain-containing protein — MSAVPRSEKPVKPAKQGGRFRRMIERLSTSQEELHSAELQEDAEAAGCTRICDCHDRQIVKVTGTLRTVTLRPRAGVPALEAELFDGSAALDVVWLGRRSIVGIEPGRKMIASGRIAMSHGRRVLFNPKYELRPLGQEH, encoded by the coding sequence ATGAGTGCTGTACCTCGTTCCGAGAAGCCCGTGAAGCCGGCGAAGCAGGGCGGCCGGTTCCGCCGGATGATCGAACGCCTGTCGACCTCGCAGGAAGAGCTGCACTCCGCGGAGCTGCAGGAGGACGCAGAGGCCGCGGGGTGCACCCGCATCTGCGACTGCCACGACCGCCAGATAGTCAAGGTCACCGGAACCCTGCGTACGGTGACCCTGCGCCCGCGGGCCGGCGTGCCCGCTCTGGAGGCCGAGCTCTTCGACGGGTCGGCCGCTCTCGACGTGGTCTGGCTCGGCCGCCGTTCGATCGTGGGCATCGAGCCGGGCCGCAAGATGATCGCGTCCGGCCGGATCGCCATGAGCCACGGACGCCGGGTCCTCTTCAATCCGAAGTACGAACTCCGACCGCTCGGACAGGAGCACTAG
- a CDS encoding DUF3159 domain-containing protein, which produces MTSLDKPTAGQPSGQPAGQAADAAPASGDQVAGGPTGQSPQDVKAVTQAALFDAFGGIRGTVETMLPGLLFVMIYTFNKDVRMSAIAAGGVAVALVAVRLLRKDTVKHAFSGVFGVGVGIAFALFTGSAKGFYLPGMIYGAGLGVAFTLSALVGFPLLGVVLGPVFRENLSWRTRNPGRKKAYTKASLAWGLIFLAKYAILFPLYFWGDETQLGWLLVALKLPPMVLAVYFTWVFLAKAPPPIDVIAEWEAEEQAEKERKARTREA; this is translated from the coding sequence GTGACGTCACTCGACAAACCGACCGCGGGACAGCCTTCGGGGCAGCCCGCGGGGCAGGCCGCCGACGCGGCCCCAGCATCCGGCGACCAGGTCGCGGGCGGCCCGACCGGGCAGAGCCCGCAGGACGTGAAGGCCGTCACGCAGGCCGCGCTCTTCGACGCCTTCGGCGGCATCCGGGGCACCGTGGAGACGATGCTCCCCGGCCTGCTCTTCGTCATGATCTACACGTTCAACAAGGACGTGCGGATGTCCGCCATCGCGGCGGGCGGCGTGGCGGTGGCGCTGGTGGCCGTGCGGCTGCTGCGCAAGGACACCGTCAAGCACGCCTTCAGCGGCGTCTTCGGCGTCGGTGTGGGCATCGCGTTCGCGCTGTTCACGGGATCGGCCAAGGGCTTCTACCTGCCCGGCATGATCTACGGGGCCGGCCTGGGCGTGGCCTTCACGCTGTCCGCGCTGGTGGGTTTCCCGCTGCTGGGCGTGGTGCTGGGGCCGGTGTTCCGGGAGAACCTGTCCTGGCGCACCCGCAACCCGGGGCGCAAGAAGGCGTACACCAAGGCCAGCCTGGCCTGGGGCCTGATCTTCCTCGCCAAGTACGCGATCCTCTTCCCGCTGTACTTCTGGGGCGACGAGACGCAGCTCGGCTGGCTGCTGGTCGCGCTCAAGCTGCCGCCGATGGTGCTCGCGGTCTACTTCACCTGGGTGTTCCTGGCCAAGGCGCCGCCGCCGATCGACGTGATCGCCGAGTGGGAGGCCGAGGAGCAGGCCGAGAAGGAGCGCAAGGCGAGGACCCGCGAGGCGTAG